In Candidatus Margulisiibacteriota bacterium, one genomic interval encodes:
- a CDS encoding PDDEXK nuclease domain-containing protein, whose amino-acid sequence MNNYHNLIDSIGTLLRQARQKAFQQVNNLIVKTYWEIGRHIILYEQESQERAEYGSHLLDSLSKDLKERYGKGFSRRNMLNMRNFYLAYQKWQAVPAILSWTHIIELLSVEDGLARSFYEKECAANHWSTRELERQVNSMLFERLALSKDKKGVLALAAKGHKIEKAEDVVKNPYVLEFLGIPEDYRYSEKELEQKIIDNMQQFLLEMGKGFSFVARQYRITLNNKHFYVDLVFYHRILKCFVLIDLKLGLVAHHDIGQMNLYLNYFKKEEMTENDNEPIGIVLGTKKDHILVEYALGGISNKLFASKYRLSLPDKHLLQKAVENIVSRETKHLR is encoded by the coding sequence GCTTTTGCGTCAGGCGCGCCAAAAAGCGTTTCAACAGGTCAATAACTTAATCGTGAAAACTTATTGGGAAATCGGCAGGCATATCATATTATACGAACAGGAAAGTCAAGAACGGGCTGAATATGGATCGCATCTTTTAGATTCCTTGTCAAAAGACCTAAAAGAGCGCTATGGAAAAGGATTTTCACGGAGAAATATGCTTAATATGCGTAATTTTTATCTGGCTTACCAGAAATGGCAGGCAGTGCCTGCCATTTTATCCTGGACACACATAATTGAATTGCTGTCCGTGGAAGATGGTCTGGCGCGTTCCTTTTACGAAAAGGAGTGCGCGGCTAACCACTGGAGCACCCGGGAACTGGAACGCCAAGTCAATTCTATGCTTTTTGAGCGGCTGGCCCTAAGCAAAGACAAAAAAGGAGTGCTGGCGCTGGCCGCGAAAGGCCACAAAATAGAGAAAGCCGAGGATGTGGTCAAAAATCCATATGTTCTGGAATTTCTGGGCATACCGGAAGATTATCGTTACTCCGAAAAAGAGCTTGAACAAAAAATCATCGATAATATGCAGCAATTCCTTTTGGAGATGGGGAAAGGCTTTTCCTTCGTCGCCCGCCAGTACCGGATCACCTTGAACAATAAACATTTTTACGTTGATCTTGTTTTCTATCATCGAATATTAAAGTGCTTTGTTTTGATCGATCTAAAACTCGGCTTGGTCGCTCATCATGACATCGGGCAAATGAACCTGTATCTCAATTATTTTAAAAAAGAAGAAATGACGGAAAATGATAATGAGCCGATCGGCATTGTGTTAGGGACTAAAAAAGATCATATTTTGGTTGAATATGCTTTAGGCGGGATTTCCAACAAACTTTTTGCTTCAAAATACCGGCTCTCACTGCCCGATAAACACCTGCTGCAAAAAGCAGTCGAAAATATTGTGTCCCGTGAAACAAAGCATTTAAGAT